In Uranotaenia lowii strain MFRU-FL chromosome 2, ASM2978415v1, whole genome shotgun sequence, one genomic interval encodes:
- the LOC129744787 gene encoding tabinhibitin 4-like yields the protein MELKIICGLSVYFLLLSMKPSKLEAAKCEALPDRCGPGEKDVTCTEQACDKSYELQELDRFQIPMLVNAHNILRNHVLKASHLRIPKPIRYPSVVWNKGLQRLAELHERNCRVARCVATKRFPNATVLNYGAKDIYHLTTACTDIIDRVGQDFNNLDMDQIRKYDGIRYKELKQILYGRTRRIGCALVWKRVSMVAEKEYRLTCVYDQRPIEGQPVYLFRGL from the exons ATGGAACTAAAAATTATCTGCGGTTTGTCagttt ACTTCTTGTTGTTGTCAATGAAACCTTCCAAATTGGAAGCTGCAAAGTGTGAGGCACTGCCAGATCGGTGCGGACCAGGGGAAAAAGATGTAACTTGCACGGAGCAAGCCTGCGATAAAAGCTACGAACTGCAAGAGCTGGACAGGTTCCAAATACCGATGCTAGTGAATGCTCACAACATTTTGAGGAATCATGTCTTGAAAGCGAGCCACCTTCGCATCCCTAAACCGATCCGATATCCTTCGGTGGTGTGGAATAAAGGGCTGCAACGTTTAGCCGAGCTACATGAGCGTAACTGCCGTGTGGCCAGATGTGTTGCCACGAAACGCTTTCCGAATGCGACGGTTTTGAACTACGGCGCTAAAGACATTTATCACCTTACAACGGCCTGTACGGATATAATCGATAGAGTTGGGCAGGATTTTAACAATCTAGACATGGACCAGATTCGAAAGTACGATGGAATCCGCTACAAGGAACTGAAGCAGATATTGTACGGTAGAACCAGGAGAATTGGTTGTGCCTTGGTTTGGAAAAGGGTCTCTATGGTGGCGGAGAAGGAATACAGACTAACCTGCGTGTACGATCAGAGGCCCATTGAGGGACAACCGGTTTATCTTTTCA GGGGTTTGTAA